In Deinobacterium chartae, a single genomic region encodes these proteins:
- a CDS encoding MarR family winged helix-turn-helix transcriptional regulator has translation MHTPELLRRIDRDWRAACPTLDPTPMRRIIALRRAASILGQAVESVYAHSGLNSPAFDLLLTLRRSGPTEGLAPGELAALMAVAPASVTNRIDRLEARGLVVRDLDPHDRRSWRVRLTQAGHALINELLPLHVQNEARLLAALSEDEQALLEDLLVRLTHAAETARAADEGSQ, from the coding sequence ATGCACACACCCGAACTGCTCCGGCGCATCGACCGAGACTGGCGCGCCGCCTGCCCCACCCTCGACCCCACCCCGATGCGGCGCATCATCGCCCTGCGGCGCGCAGCCAGCATCCTGGGACAGGCCGTCGAGAGCGTGTATGCCCACAGCGGGCTCAACAGCCCTGCCTTTGACCTGCTGCTGACCCTGCGGCGCAGCGGCCCCACCGAAGGCCTCGCTCCGGGAGAGCTCGCCGCCCTGATGGCGGTCGCCCCCGCCTCGGTCACCAACCGCATCGACCGCCTCGAGGCGCGCGGACTGGTCGTGCGCGACCTCGACCCGCACGACCGCCGCTCGTGGCGCGTGCGACTGACCCAGGCCGGTCACGCCCTCATCAACGAACTGCTCCCCCTGCACGTCCAGAACGAAGCGCGCCTGCTCGCCGCCCTGAGCGAGGACGAGCAGGCCCTGCTCGAGGACCTGCTCGTCCGGTTGACCCACGCCGCCGAAACGGCCCGGGCGGCAGACGAAGGTTCCCAATAA
- a CDS encoding EamA family transporter — protein sequence MLSTRLLTALAPLSWGTTYLVTSEILSFDRPLLVAALRALPIGLLLLLLLRRLPSGVWWGRVALLGTLNIGLFFALLFFGAYRLPGGLAATVGAVGPFAVLLLAWALLGQRPRPLALAAAALGMGGVALMVLGPSARLDGLGIAAMLTATVGMAIGTVLAKRWGRPEGVSPLLFTAWQLLAGGLLLAPLSLLLEGAPPELSALQLSGLVYLGLIGTGLAYTLWFRGIARLQPGEISMLSLLSPLSALILDWAVLGRTLEAQQLLGAALVLGSIFLEGLRWPQRGLFAGRTRPGLERG from the coding sequence GTGCTCTCTACCCGTCTGCTTACCGCTCTCGCTCCGCTCAGCTGGGGTACGACCTATCTCGTGACCAGCGAGATCCTGAGCTTTGATCGCCCGTTGCTGGTCGCGGCCCTGCGCGCCCTGCCGATCGGACTGCTGCTGCTGCTGCTGCTGCGCCGCCTGCCCAGCGGTGTGTGGTGGGGACGCGTGGCCCTGCTGGGAACTCTCAACATCGGCCTGTTTTTCGCGCTGCTGTTCTTTGGAGCTTACCGCCTGCCCGGCGGCTTGGCCGCCACGGTCGGCGCCGTGGGCCCGTTCGCGGTGCTCTTGCTGGCCTGGGCCCTGCTCGGGCAAAGACCGCGCCCGCTGGCCCTGGCCGCGGCGGCCCTGGGGATGGGCGGCGTGGCCCTGATGGTTTTGGGACCGTCGGCCCGTCTGGACGGTCTGGGCATCGCAGCGATGCTGACCGCGACCGTTGGCATGGCCATCGGCACCGTGCTCGCCAAACGCTGGGGACGCCCCGAAGGCGTCTCGCCGCTGTTGTTCACCGCCTGGCAGCTGCTGGCCGGCGGGCTGCTGCTGGCCCCGCTCAGCCTGCTGCTCGAGGGCGCTCCGCCTGAGCTCAGCGCGCTTCAGCTGAGCGGGCTGGTCTACCTGGGCCTGATCGGGACCGGTCTGGCGTACACCCTGTGGTTTCGTGGCATCGCCCGGCTGCAGCCCGGCGAGATCTCGATGCTGTCGCTGCTCAGCCCGCTGTCCGCGCTGATCCTGGACTGGGCCGTGCTGGGCCGCACCCTCGAGGCCCAGCAGCTGCTGGGGGCCGCGCTGGTTCTGGGCAGCATTTTCCTCGAGGGTCTGCGCTGGCCGCAGCGGGGCCTGTTCGCAGGCCGTACCCGCCCGGGCCTCGAGCGCGGCTGA
- a CDS encoding M16 family metallopeptidase, translating to MKRISLALALTLALAVPVSAQRVNVEKYTLPNGMTVILNPDRSVPLVTVNLWYRVGAKDEPAGRSGFAHLFEHLMFMGTQRVPTGQFDAIMEGGGGRNNASTAADRTNYYNTAPSNQLATLLWLEADRLEALGKNIDQKKLDLQRDVVLNERRQRVENSPYGEAYEAINRLMYPAGHPYATGVIGSPEDLRAATVNDVQNFFATYYVPSNASLVVAGDFDPAQVKPLIASLFGTLPRGNDVPRKEVPPVNFRGVKRVTYADAVSRSKVIMAWHSPAFYAPGDAELDLAAAVLSDGVSSRLYQELVVRRELATSVAAYQSSKQLGSLFFVEADLAEGKNVADLEAAIDEALRNFAAQGPTQEELARQSAKIEFGLVASLQSVEDRADQLNSNEFYLGDPGAFDRVLDRYRKATPQSVKDTVAQVLNPDNRLIMRVIPEVRAQGNNPRDTRPQAGTLPAYQPPLPREFTLSNGLRVRYWNRPELPLMHVSLRFNSGADADPAEAAGRTQLLASLMRRGAGERNATQFADALADLGASLTGGTGHLSTSLNLSSLASNFEKALPLLADAALRPRLEADEFERLRRLSVAGLQSALDDPETVADRVAQREFFGPSHPYGRPVNGTVKTLAALDLNTVKARYTELAQPQNTVIYAAGSLSENEVKAALEKNFGSWRASGQAPAAPVYPARTASGPRIIIVDRPDSEQTVIEFLMPAPALTDPRRVPLQLLGTVLGGSFTSRLNLNLREDKGYTYGAGAGYSFTPAFGVFSASAAVNADATGPALREFLAEFDRLRKGDISADETAKAALTRRSNIVTTLETLEGLTGSFANLETQGRPFSELQSDLEAYARTDAAALNAAAPEALPADRMVLVLVGDRSVIEQGLQGLNLPAPEVVQAD from the coding sequence ATGAAACGTATCTCCCTAGCCCTTGCCCTGACCCTGGCCCTGGCCGTTCCCGTCAGCGCCCAACGCGTGAATGTCGAGAAGTACACGCTGCCCAACGGCATGACCGTGATTCTCAACCCCGACCGCAGCGTACCCCTGGTGACCGTCAACCTGTGGTACCGGGTCGGCGCCAAGGACGAGCCGGCCGGACGCAGCGGCTTTGCCCACCTGTTCGAGCACCTGATGTTCATGGGGACCCAGCGCGTACCCACCGGGCAGTTCGACGCGATCATGGAGGGCGGCGGCGGGCGCAACAACGCCTCGACCGCAGCTGACCGCACCAACTACTACAACACCGCCCCCTCCAATCAGCTCGCCACCCTGCTGTGGCTCGAGGCCGACCGCCTCGAGGCGCTGGGCAAGAACATCGACCAGAAAAAACTCGACCTGCAACGCGACGTGGTGCTGAACGAACGCCGCCAGCGCGTCGAGAACAGTCCCTACGGCGAAGCGTACGAGGCGATCAACCGCCTGATGTATCCGGCCGGGCACCCCTACGCCACCGGGGTGATCGGCTCGCCCGAGGACCTGCGCGCAGCCACCGTGAACGACGTGCAGAACTTCTTCGCCACCTACTATGTGCCCTCGAACGCCTCGCTGGTGGTGGCCGGAGACTTTGACCCCGCCCAGGTCAAACCCCTGATCGCCAGCCTGTTCGGCACGCTGCCGCGCGGCAACGACGTGCCGCGCAAAGAGGTGCCCCCGGTCAACTTCCGGGGCGTCAAACGGGTCACCTACGCCGACGCGGTCAGCCGATCCAAGGTGATCATGGCGTGGCACTCCCCGGCCTTCTACGCTCCCGGCGACGCCGAGCTTGACCTGGCCGCCGCCGTGCTCAGCGACGGAGTCTCGAGCCGCCTGTACCAGGAGCTGGTGGTGCGGCGCGAACTGGCCACCAGCGTGGCCGCCTACCAGTCCTCCAAGCAGCTCGGGTCGCTGTTCTTCGTGGAGGCCGACCTGGCCGAGGGCAAGAACGTGGCCGACCTCGAGGCGGCCATCGACGAGGCTCTCCGGAACTTCGCGGCCCAGGGACCGACCCAGGAAGAGCTCGCGCGGCAGTCGGCCAAGATCGAGTTCGGGCTGGTCGCCAGCTTGCAGTCGGTCGAGGACCGCGCCGACCAGCTGAACTCCAACGAGTTCTACCTGGGCGACCCGGGCGCTTTTGACCGGGTGCTCGACCGCTACCGCAAGGCCACCCCGCAGTCGGTGAAAGACACCGTAGCGCAGGTGCTCAACCCGGACAACCGACTGATCATGCGGGTGATTCCCGAGGTGCGCGCCCAGGGTAACAATCCGCGCGACACCCGGCCGCAGGCCGGGACCCTGCCGGCCTACCAGCCCCCGCTGCCCCGCGAGTTTACGCTCTCAAACGGCCTGCGGGTCCGCTACTGGAACCGTCCCGAGCTGCCGCTGATGCACGTCTCGCTGCGCTTTAACAGCGGTGCCGACGCGGACCCGGCCGAGGCAGCCGGACGCACCCAACTGCTGGCCTCGCTGATGCGGCGCGGCGCGGGCGAACGCAACGCCACGCAGTTCGCCGACGCGCTCGCCGACTTGGGAGCCAGCCTCACGGGCGGGACAGGCCACCTCTCGACCAGCTTGAACCTCTCGAGCCTGGCGAGCAACTTCGAAAAAGCGCTTCCGCTGCTGGCCGACGCGGCGCTGCGCCCCCGCCTCGAGGCCGACGAGTTCGAGCGGCTCCGGCGCCTGTCGGTCGCCGGGCTGCAATCGGCCCTCGATGACCCCGAGACCGTCGCTGACCGCGTTGCGCAGCGCGAGTTCTTCGGACCCAGCCACCCGTACGGCCGCCCGGTGAACGGCACGGTCAAAACGCTCGCCGCTCTGGACCTGAACACCGTGAAGGCGCGTTACACCGAGCTGGCACAGCCTCAGAACACCGTCATCTACGCGGCGGGCAGCCTCAGCGAGAACGAGGTCAAGGCGGCGCTCGAGAAGAACTTTGGCAGCTGGCGGGCCAGCGGACAGGCTCCGGCAGCGCCGGTCTACCCGGCGCGGACCGCCAGCGGCCCCCGGATAATCATCGTGGACCGCCCGGACTCGGAGCAGACGGTGATCGAGTTCCTGATGCCCGCCCCGGCGCTCACCGACCCGCGCCGGGTGCCGCTGCAACTGCTGGGCACCGTACTCGGCGGCTCTTTCACCTCGAGGCTGAACCTGAACCTGCGCGAGGACAAGGGCTACACCTACGGCGCGGGAGCCGGGTACAGCTTCACGCCCGCGTTCGGCGTGTTCTCGGCCTCCGCCGCCGTGAACGCCGACGCGACCGGCCCGGCCCTCAGGGAATTCCTGGCCGAATTCGACCGCCTGCGCAAGGGGGACATCAGCGCGGACGAGACCGCCAAGGCCGCGCTGACCCGCCGCTCCAACATCGTGACCACCCTTGAGACCCTCGAGGGTCTGACCGGCAGCTTCGCGAACCTCGAGACCCAGGGCCGCCCGTTCAGCGAACTGCAAAGCGACCTCGAGGCGTACGCCCGCACCGATGCCGCCGCGCTCAACGCCGCCGCGCCCGAAGCGTTGCCCGCCGACCGCATGGTGCTGGTGCTGGTCGGAGACCGCAGCGTGATCGAGCAGGGCCTGCAGGGCCTGAACCTGCCTGCCCCCGAGGTGGTCCAGGCCGACTGA
- a CDS encoding MOSC domain-containing protein, protein MQLVAVNLGLPRSLEVGQRSTTTGIFKQPVPGPVRVTALGLEGDAVMDAEHHGGPDQAVYVYSREDYDRWAEQLGEALEPGTFGENLTVSSFGPGPVRLGDRYRIGTALLEVTAPRIPCATLAARMNDLAFVKRFRQMRRPGFYARVLEEGTVTAGDAARRIPAAHDFVTLDEVFELFYDARPPEAALRRILEAPAALRLRRHTEAALAQR, encoded by the coding sequence ATGCAGCTCGTTGCGGTCAATCTGGGCCTTCCCCGCAGCCTCGAGGTGGGTCAGCGCTCCACCACCACCGGCATCTTCAAGCAGCCCGTCCCCGGCCCGGTGCGCGTCACGGCCCTGGGCCTCGAGGGCGACGCGGTGATGGACGCGGAGCACCACGGCGGCCCCGACCAGGCGGTGTACGTGTACAGCCGGGAAGATTACGACCGCTGGGCCGAGCAGTTGGGCGAGGCGCTCGAGCCCGGCACCTTCGGGGAGAACCTGACCGTGAGCAGTTTCGGCCCCGGCCCGGTGCGGCTGGGTGACCGCTACCGCATCGGCACGGCCCTGCTCGAGGTGACCGCGCCGCGCATTCCCTGCGCGACCCTGGCCGCCCGCATGAACGACCTCGCCTTCGTCAAGCGCTTCCGGCAGATGCGGCGCCCGGGTTTTTACGCGCGGGTGCTCGAGGAGGGCACGGTGACCGCCGGGGACGCGGCGCGGCGCATCCCGGCCGCGCACGACTTCGTGACCCTCGACGAGGTCTTCGAGCTGTTCTACGATGCCCGCCCGCCCGAGGCGGCGCTGCGGCGCATCCTCGAGGCTCCGGCCGCGCTGCGCCTGCGCCGGCATACCGAAGCGGCGCTCGCGCAGCGGTAA